A single Osmerus mordax isolate fOsmMor3 chromosome 9, fOsmMor3.pri, whole genome shotgun sequence DNA region contains:
- the fosl2 gene encoding fos-related antigen 2 isoform X1 — protein sequence MYQDYSGNYDTSSRGSSTSPAQPESFTSGSSTIGSPISTSSYQKYRVDMPGSSSAFIPTINAITTSQDLQWMVQPTVITSMSNPYSRSHPYGHHLTNGPGLLGHNTLARPGVIRSIGDARGRRKRDEQALYFSQLTPEEEEKRRVRRERNKLAAAKCRNRRRELTDMLQGETEKLEEEKADLQKEIETLQKEKDKLEFMLVAHNPVCKLPTEDRHQVLNHHHHQHHHQHQQQQHQQCAPLPLTMRSLNLGPRGPLNPVVVKQEPEEDDDSEDGKPQRSVIKPICLGGGVMSLGGGMYCSDGDSLNTPVVAASTPASTTPNAPSLIFTYPNMLEPESPSPSSESCSKAHRRSSSSGDQSSDSLNSPTLLAL from the exons ATGTACCAGGACTACTCGGGGAACTACGACACGTCGTCCCGCGGCAGCAGCACTTCACCGGCACAGCCAGAGTCGTTCACAAGCGGCAGCAGCACGATTGGCAGTCCGATCTCTACCTCCAGCTACCAG aAGTACAGGGTCGACATGCCCGGCTCCAGCAGTGCCTTCATACCCACCATAAACGCCATCACAACCAGCCAGGACCTGCAGTGGATGGTGCAGCCCACCGTCATCACCTCCATGTCCAACCCCTACTCCCGCTCGCACCCGTACGGCCACCATCTCACCAACGGCCCGGGGCTCTTGGGACACAACACGCTGGCACGCCCCGGCGTCATCCGCTCGATTGGAGATGCCCGTGGACGCCGCAAGAGAGATGAGCAG GCTTTGTATTTTTCTCAGCTaaccccagaggaggaggagaagaggcgtGTGCGACGTGAGAGGAACAAGCTGGCCGCCGCTAAATGCCGCAACCGCAGACGAGAGCTGACAGATATGCTACAAGGG gagactgaaaaGCTCGAGGAAGAGAAAGCGGACCTCCAGAAGGAGATCGAGACCCTGcagaaggagaaggacaagcTGGAGTTCATGCTGGTGGCCCACAACCCTGTGTGCAAGCTGCCCACCGAGGACCGCCACCAGGTGttgaaccaccaccaccaccagcaccaccaccagcaccagcagcaacagcatcAGCAGTGCGCCCCCCTTCCCCTGACCATGCGCTCCCTCAACCTGGGCCCCCGCGGGCCCCTCAACCCCGTGGTGGTGAAGCAGGAACCCGAGGAGGACGACGACTCGGAGGACGGCAAGCCCCAGCGCTCCGTCATCAAGCCCATTTGCTTAGGGGGCGGAGTCATGAGCCTCGGCGGCGGGATGTACTGCTCGGACGGCGACAGCCTCAACACGCCGGTGGTGGCGGCGTCCACCCCGGCGTCCACGACGCCCAACGCGCCCAGCCTCATCTTCACCTACCCCAACATGCTGGAGCCCGAGAGCCCCTCGCCGTCCTCCGAGTCGTGCTCCAAGGCCCACCggcgcagcagcagcagcggggATCAGTCCTCCGACTCGCTCAACTCGCCCACCCTGCTGGCTCTCTGA
- the fosl2 gene encoding fos-related antigen 2 isoform X2: MYQDYSGNYDTSSRGSSTSPAQPESFTSGSSTIGSPISTSSYQKYRVDMPGSSSAFIPTINAITTSQDLQWMVQPTVITSMSNPYSRSHPYGHHLTNGPGLLGHNTLARPGVIRSIGDARGRRKRDEQLTPEEEEKRRVRRERNKLAAAKCRNRRRELTDMLQGETEKLEEEKADLQKEIETLQKEKDKLEFMLVAHNPVCKLPTEDRHQVLNHHHHQHHHQHQQQQHQQCAPLPLTMRSLNLGPRGPLNPVVVKQEPEEDDDSEDGKPQRSVIKPICLGGGVMSLGGGMYCSDGDSLNTPVVAASTPASTTPNAPSLIFTYPNMLEPESPSPSSESCSKAHRRSSSSGDQSSDSLNSPTLLAL; this comes from the exons ATGTACCAGGACTACTCGGGGAACTACGACACGTCGTCCCGCGGCAGCAGCACTTCACCGGCACAGCCAGAGTCGTTCACAAGCGGCAGCAGCACGATTGGCAGTCCGATCTCTACCTCCAGCTACCAG aAGTACAGGGTCGACATGCCCGGCTCCAGCAGTGCCTTCATACCCACCATAAACGCCATCACAACCAGCCAGGACCTGCAGTGGATGGTGCAGCCCACCGTCATCACCTCCATGTCCAACCCCTACTCCCGCTCGCACCCGTACGGCCACCATCTCACCAACGGCCCGGGGCTCTTGGGACACAACACGCTGGCACGCCCCGGCGTCATCCGCTCGATTGGAGATGCCCGTGGACGCCGCAAGAGAGATGAGCAG CTaaccccagaggaggaggagaagaggcgtGTGCGACGTGAGAGGAACAAGCTGGCCGCCGCTAAATGCCGCAACCGCAGACGAGAGCTGACAGATATGCTACAAGGG gagactgaaaaGCTCGAGGAAGAGAAAGCGGACCTCCAGAAGGAGATCGAGACCCTGcagaaggagaaggacaagcTGGAGTTCATGCTGGTGGCCCACAACCCTGTGTGCAAGCTGCCCACCGAGGACCGCCACCAGGTGttgaaccaccaccaccaccagcaccaccaccagcaccagcagcaacagcatcAGCAGTGCGCCCCCCTTCCCCTGACCATGCGCTCCCTCAACCTGGGCCCCCGCGGGCCCCTCAACCCCGTGGTGGTGAAGCAGGAACCCGAGGAGGACGACGACTCGGAGGACGGCAAGCCCCAGCGCTCCGTCATCAAGCCCATTTGCTTAGGGGGCGGAGTCATGAGCCTCGGCGGCGGGATGTACTGCTCGGACGGCGACAGCCTCAACACGCCGGTGGTGGCGGCGTCCACCCCGGCGTCCACGACGCCCAACGCGCCCAGCCTCATCTTCACCTACCCCAACATGCTGGAGCCCGAGAGCCCCTCGCCGTCCTCCGAGTCGTGCTCCAAGGCCCACCggcgcagcagcagcagcggggATCAGTCCTCCGACTCGCTCAACTCGCCCACCCTGCTGGCTCTCTGA